The Rattus rattus isolate New Zealand chromosome 1, Rrattus_CSIRO_v1, whole genome shotgun sequence genome includes a region encoding these proteins:
- the LOC116883366 gene encoding sentrin-specific protease 2-like, giving the protein MSSMDKTPATTLTDPLSMKTTTEPPMIVRLTNTVTCQSESCAMAESRQVSKGHPRGPWTWQLGKQHGRVYCEHSGRGQKRKYQAEGKKAWQHEEPIVPLKRLKPQQWEIELGVEEPGQGLIRNPQEEVPIHQKTPEFSKGPEEQAMTETKSVDGGNGPKGPYRNIGEYVQKHHNGMYPSLLGHCQPWDSVSSDSHNAFQYPLDSSKDIKGCVDAQIHASQTPQICENRVSNGIVPKQMPIAEAKGKASPDQKQSTGLDHGPLVTAAMQKEISSALGPGPQDQVLSCAFNMTITRADMHTLSDSAWLNDNVINFYMNLLVDRNQTQGYPALYAFNTFFYTKLKSGGYRSVRRWTKAVNLFAKELVLVPVHLEVHWSLVVTDLREKSIVYLDSMGHKRPDVLELIFHYLQDESKARRHVDLNPSEWKQYSMPTEKIPQQGNDRDCGVFTCKYADYISRGRPITFSQQHMPLFRKRMVWEILHQSLL; this is encoded by the coding sequence ATGTCCAGTATGGATAAGACACCTGCAACTACACTAACTGATCCTTTATCCATGAAGACGACAACTGAGCCCCCAATGATAGTCCGGCTGACAAACACTGTGACTTGCCAATCAGAAAGCTGTGCCATGGCAGAGAGCCGACAGGTGAGCAAAGGCCATCCACGTGGCCCCTGGACATGGCAACTGGGCAAGCAGCATGGGAGAGTGTACTGTGAACATTCAGGAAGGGGCCAAAAGAGGAAATACCAGGCAGAAGGTAAAAAGGCTTGGCAGCATGAAGAGCCAATCGTACCTCTGAAGAGGCTGAAACCACAGCAGTGGGAAATAGAGCTTGGGGTTGAAGAGCCAGGCCAGGGTCTGATACGGAACCCCCAAGAAGAGGTTCCAATCCACCAAAAGACCCCAGAGTTCTCCAAAGGCCCTGAGGAACAGGCTATGACTGAGACAAAGTCTGTGGATGGAGGTAATGGACCAAAGGGTCCCTACAGAAACATAGGGGAATATGTTCAGAAACACCACAATGGAATGTACCCAAGCTTGTTGGGACACTGTCAACCCTGGGACTCCGTGAGCTCAGACTCCCACAATGCTTTCCAGTACCCATTGGACTCCTCAAAGGACATCAAAGGCTGTGTGGATGCACAGATTCATGCTTCTCAAACACCTCAAATCTGTGAAAACAGAGTCAGCAATGGCATTGTCCCCAAACAAATGCCAATAGCTGAGGCCAAAGGAAAGGCTTCTCCAGACCAAAAGCAGAGCACAGGGCTGGACCATGGCCCTCTGGTCACAGCGGCCATGCAAAAGGAAATCAGTAGCGCACTTGGCCCAGGGCCACAAGACCAGGTCTTGAGCTGTGCCTTCAATATGACCATCACTCGAGCAGACATGCACACCCTGAGTGACAGCGCGTGGCTCAATGACAACGTCATTAATTTTTACATGAATCTTCTCGTGGACAGAAATCAGACTCAAGGGTACCCTGCCCTTTATGCATTTAACACCTTCTTTTACACCAAGCTAAAGAGTGGGGGCTACAGATCGGTCCGAAGATGGACCAAGGCCGTAAACCTCTTTGCAAAGGAACTGGTTCTGGTGCCGGTTCACCTGGAGGTGCACTGGAGCCTGGTGGTGACAGACCTAAGAGAGAAGAGTATTGTCTACCTGGATTCCATGGGACATAAGAGACCAGATGTCCTCGAGCTGATCTTCCACTATCTGCAGGATGAGAGCAAAGCCAGAAGGCATGTGGATCTGAACCCTTCGGAATGGAAGCAGTACAGCATGCCAACCGAGAAGATTCCTCAGCAGGGGAATGACAGGGACTGCGGTGTGTTTACCTGCAAATACGCAGATTACATCTCCAGAGGCCGCCCCATCACCTTCTCTCAGCAGCACATGCCCCTGTTCAGGAAGAGGATGGTGTGGGAAATCCTGCACCAGAGCCTACTGTAG